From the genome of Holophagales bacterium:
GCGGCCAGTGGCATTGCTCGCAGGTTTCCCGGGCGGGACGAAGATGGTGAACCGGGGAGGGAATCGGCGTGGAGTAGGTCTTCAGCGCGACCGCGATGACCTGGCGCGTCCCCGAGAGCTTCGACTTCACGAACCACCCGGCCCCCGCGCCGATGTGGCATTCGACGCAGCCGATACGCGAGTGCGGCGAGCCCTTGTAGGCGGCCAGCTCGGGCGCCATGACCGTGTGGCACGCCTCCCCGCAGAACCCGACGGAGTCCATGACCTCGAGACCCTTGTAGGAGGCGAACCCGACGAGCGTGGCATTCGCCAGGGTCGCGATCGCGACGAACGAGAGCACCCTCCGGAACTTCGGGGAGGCGAGGTCGATCGGCGGAGGCGGCTCGTTCTGGAGTCCGGCCTTGCGGTCGCTGCGGCGCTGGAGGATGAAGCCGGCCGGTATCAGGAGCAGGCCCGCGACGAACACGGCCGGCAGGATGAGGAACAGGACGATTCCCGAGTACGGGTGCTCCTGCCCCCCCCGCAGGATCTCCATGATCCAGAGGAAGACCATCGAGATACCGGTGGCGGTCGTGACGACGACGCCGGCCTGGCTGAGGCGGTTCTGCCCGAGGACCCTGAAGATGGTGCGCCCCCAAAGGGCGGTACGTTCGCGAGCAGTGGGCATGATCGGGGCTCCCTCCACCCCGTAGTTTCACATGGGGCGCGGGGCCTGTCGCCGGCCGGTGGAGCACCTCTTGACGCACCGCATCGAAAAGCGGACATTGATGGAGGGGGAACGCTCCCCTCCGGGCTGGGCTCTCGCGGCCGGGAGGGCTCGCCTCGGGGGGATGCGGGAGGTGGCGCGGTGAAGAATGGCGAGCAGGGCCCCCGGGCGGGGCAGCCGGTCCGGAAGAGGATCCTGTACTTCGCGCCGAGCCGGACTCACTCCGAGAGCCTCTTCGGCGTGCTCGGGTCGGTGCCGGGCACGGTCCGGTCCCGCGAGAACGGCGAAACGGCCTTTCGCCGGAACGACGTCACCCTCCGCTTCGTCCTCAGGCAGGACGCCGTCGAGGCGCACGAGGCCCTGCACCACGGCTACTACAACGCCGTCGTCCTCGACCTGAGGACGATGTCCGGGCCTTCCGCCCGCCTCGAGGATCACTTCGAGAAGACGATGCGGCTGCTCGACCTGATGGACGCCGAGCACGACGTCGAGCTCCGCTACGGCTTCCACCGCATCCTCGCCCTGATCTCGGGACGGGACTCGGCCCGGGTGGACGATCTCATTCGCCGCCTCGGCAGTCGCGGTATCGGCCACGTGCTTCGGGACCCCTCGGTCTGCTACCTCGATCCCGGCTGCTCCCGCCTCCCGGCTCCGGCCGACTTCGGAAAGCTCGTGGCCGACGAGCTCGTCCGGATGACGACGGTCGGCAAGAAGGGGTCCCGGGCGTTGTGCGCCTCCGGCGGAGGCATCACGGGCCTCTACTTCGAGATGGGCGCGCTGAAGTGCCTGTCCGACTGCCTGCCCCCCGGCGCCATGAACGCGTTCGACCTCTACTTCGGGATCAGCGCCGGGGCCGTCCTCGCCGGAATCCTCGCCAACGGCTATTCGATGGACGAGTTCATGGCCGCGATCGCGGGCCACCCGTGCGAGAGGGTACCGAACGTCGACCTCTCGCTCCTGAGGGTCGCTCACGTCAATCTCGCGAGCCTGGCCATGCCCTTCGAGAACGCTCTGAGGGGCCTCGCCACGACGATCCGGGACGTCCTCGGAGGGAAAGGCAACCCCTCCTTCTCGTCGCTCTTCCTCGACTACAGCGACCTTCTCGCGGCCCCGTTCCAGGCCGACGGCTACGAGAAGATGCTGCGCTACATGTTCACGCGACCCGGGGCGACGAACGATTTCCGGAAGCTGCACCGACGCCTCTTCATCGGCGCGACCGACCAGGACGCCCGCGAGCACGTCCTCTTCGGCGAGCCCGGGTTCGACAGCGTGCCCGTGAGCCGGGCCATCCAGGCCTCGCTCAGCATCAACCCGGCGTTCGCCTCGACGAAGATCGGCGAGCGGTACTACGTCGACGGGGCGGTGACGAGGACCTCCAACTTCACCGAGGCGATCCGCAAGGGGCCGACCTGATCATCGTCCTGGATCCGCTCGCCCCCTATGTTTCGAAGGGAGTCGCCGGCTTCGCCAGCCGCCGCGGACTCCTCTACAACGCCGACCAGGACATACGGACGGCGTCCTACACCCGCTTCGAGACGACTCGCCACTGGGTCCTGCGCCAGCATCCCGAGGTCAGCATGTACACCTTCCTTCCGGCCAATCGCCTCCGGAAGGTGCTCTCGGTCAATCCCATGGACCACCGCCCGTTCCTTTCCATCTGGCGGGGCGCCTACCTCTCGACGCTCCAGCGGATCCACCTCCTGCGCCACCGGATGTGCGGCGACCTCGCGACCCACGGTCTCTCGCTCGACACGGCGCGTGCCGAGGCCGTGGCCGCCCGGCTCGAAGCGACGACCGAAGCGAAGTTCGCGGACTTCTTCCCGGACGGAAGGGTGGACGTCACCGCGGGAATGCGGCCGTCCAAGGCTCTCCGGCTCGCGGCCGGGACTCCCGACGAGGCCGTCGTCTGCCGTTACGGCGACGGAAAGTCGGCCGTCGCCTGACGCCTCAGCCGGGGGGCGGCGCCAGGCGGAACCGGACGCCGACGACGACCGTGGCCCGGGCGGCGATTGGCCGGCCCCGCAGCGACGCCGGCGCGAAGCCGAGCTGGCGTCGCGCAGCCTGAACGACGACGTCGTCGATCTCCGGGTCGACCCCTCGCACGACGTGGATCGAGCCGATCGTCCCGTCGGCGAGGACGAGGACCTCCAGCTCGACCCGCCCGTCCAGGCCCCCGTGCCGGCGCATCAGGTCGTCGGAGAACGTCGGCCTCACGTCGGTCGTCCGGACCGGCGGGATCGCTCCCGGCGGGAGGGCGGCCGGGGGCGTCGGCGTCGGTTCGACCGTCGGGATCGGCGACGGCTCGGGAGTCGGGGTCTCGCTCGGCGCCGTGGGCGGCGGCGTGTCGGCCGGGACGAGAGGTGCGGTCGGCGTCTGCTCGACGACGACGATCGGCCCGGACATCGGATCCAGCGCCGGGGCCGGTGCTGGAGTGGGGGTGGAGTCGGGCGCCGGCAGGACTGCGGGCACGCTCGGTCCTTCGGCACTTCCCCCCGTCCGTCTCGCCCCGATCTTGTCCCACACGACGAGCGCGAGGACGACGGAGTTCACGCCGAGAAAGAGGAGGAGGAGTACGACGAGGCCCGGACGCCGGGACAGGGGGACCGGCGCGGACGCGGCGACCGGTCGCGGGCGGCGGGGCGGCGGACCGGCCGCCGGAACGGGCGCCGGCGCGACGAGGATGGGCTGCGACGAGATGACCGTCGGCGTATCGGCGACCATGGAATTCCGACGAGGCAGGAGCGCTTCGCGAAGCGCCGCGGCGAAGTCCCCGCAGCTCTCGTAACGGCCCTCCGGCTTCTTCGCCAGGACCCGGTCGAAGACCGCGTCCACAGCCGGGTGGACCTCGGGGCGCAGGGACGACGGCGCCGGCGCCGCGTGCGACACGATCCGCATCATCACGACGGCGGGGGCCGCGTTCGGCCCCCAGGGGAGCCGGCCCGTGAGCATCCGGAACGCGAGGACCCCGAGCGAGAACTGGTCGGAAGCGGGCGTCAGGGATTCCCCCCTCGCCTGCTCGGGCGAGAGATACATCGGTGTTCCCATCAGCGTCCCGGCCGCGGTCAGGCCGGAGGAGTCGGCCATGCTCTTGGCGAGGCCGAAATCCGCCAGGACGATCCGGCCGCTCTGGTCGAAGAGGACGTTCACCGACTTGATGTCGCGGTGGATGATGCCCCGCCCGTGAGCGGCGTCGAGCGCCGAGGCGAGGGCGTCGACCCACTCGCAGACGGTCTCCGGCGGAGGTGGCGGCCCGGACTCCAGACGCGAGGCGAGGGTACCTCCCGACAGGCAGGGCATCTCGATGAAGGCGACGCCGTTCTCGACGCCGAAGCCGTAGATCTGGAGGATGTTCGGGTGCTCCAGCTGCGCCGCCGTCTTGGCCTCGCGACGGAACCGCGCATCGAACTCGGGGAGGCTCGAGATCGTCTCCTTGACGACCTTGATCGCGACGCGCCTTTCGAGGGTGACGTCGACCGCCTCCCAGACCTCCGCCATGCCACCCTCGCCCAGCTTCCGGACGAGGCGGCAGTTCCCAAGACGGGTCCCTTCGGAGAGAGGCATGTCGGCGGTTCGAACTCCCCCGGTTTTGGTGCGCCGATGTTAGCCGAGGACCGGCGGAGCCGCCGGGAACGTCAGTCGAGGTTCACGGTGGCCCGCCAGCCCCCCATGGCGATCTCGTCGCCGTGGGAGAGGCGCGCCTTCGATACGACCGTGCCATTCAGCGTCGAGCCGTAGCGGCTTCCGACGTCCTCGAGCCAGAAGGTCCCTCCGCCTTCGCGCAGGATCCGCGCGTGGTGTCGCGAGACTCCCGGAAGCCGGACGATGACGTCGTTCTCGCGTGCCGCGCCGATCGTCAGGACCGCGGTGTCGAGAAGGTAGATCTCGCCCATGTTGTCGAGGATGTGCGGTCCGGCCGCGCCACGCGGGGAAGGCTCCCTCACGCCGGCAGCCTTCGAGGGGGGAAAGGCCATGCGGGAAGGATACGCGGGAGCAGACCGCCGCGCACCCCCGCGGGCCAGGGCCGGCCCGAAGCCGGCCCTGGCGGAGCGTGCCTCCTATTCCGCCCGGACGAATACCGGGTCCGTGGAGGCGTTGTCGATCACGGTGACGTAGGCGTCCCACGGCTCGAGGCCTTCGATCCTCTCGATCGTGGCGGTGAAGCCGTCGCCGCTCGTGCCGAGGACGTCCGCGAGAAGTCGCGTCCACTGGTGGAGCTGTCCGGGCCCGAGGGACTTCTCCAGGGGGGCCCCGACGACGGCGCCGCCCGAGTTGCGGACGGTCACCCGCAGCGTGACGCCCGCGTTCGGGTCCGAACCGGTCGCTCCCGAATGGACGACGGCGAGATTGGTCCGGAAGCGGTCGTTCTGCACGAGTCCGACGATCCGCTTCGTCCGTTTCGCGCGCTCTACGTACGGGTCGATCGCCGTGAAGCCGAGCCCCGTGCCGTTCGACGCGGTCGTCCTCACGGAGGCGAAGCCCGCGGCGAAGTCGCGGAAGGAGATCCTCAGCGGACCGTAGTCGTCGGCACGAACCGAACCGGGCGAGAGCGCGCGGAAATGGTCCACCGCGTTGGGCCAGAGGACGCCCAGCCCGGTCCCGAGAGTCAGGGTCTCGGAGACCGTGTTCCCCGAAACGGAGGACGTGAAGGACACGTCCGCCACGGCGGGCCCGCCCGTCGTGTTCGTGATTGCACACTCCGACGTGAAGCGCGTTCCGATGCCTCCGGCGTCCGTGATCACCGGAAGCGCCAGGTTCGACGCCCGGTCCGCCGGCGAGGCCCTCACGAAGGCGGCGTCCTGGTTCGCGTTCGAGACGACCGTCGCGTAGGCGTCGTAGGCCTCGGAGCCGGCCGAAAAGGGGACGAACAGGACCGAGAAGGTCTCCCCGACCGCTCCCGGGAACCCGGCCAGGGGCGCGTCGAGCTGGCGCCACTGACCGGGCGGCACCTGGAGAGGCACCGTGCCGACCGCCGCGCCCGTGGCGTCGTCGAAGAAATCGGCCGAGATGTCGAGCGTGGCGCAGCTTCCCTCGAGGCCGCAGAGGTTCGCGACCGCCACGTTGGTCCGGAAGGCCGGGGTGTTCTTCAGGCCGTTCAGCGCTTTGCGGAAGACCCTCACCTCGCGGGCCGCGTCCAGCGACGTGAAGCCGAGCCCCGTCGTCGAGGCGTCGGGGAAGCGGGTGAACACGCGTGCCGCGAGGCTTCCCGAGCCGTTCTTGAACGCGGCCGCGAGCGTCCCCGCCACCGTCTCGCCCGGCGGGAGCGCGGCCCCCCCGAGGTCGCGGAAAGACTGGACGACGTTCGGAAACACGCGCGTCGCCCCGGAGGCGAGATCGACCGGGAGGGTGTAGGTCCCGTTCGCCGTGGTCAGGGTCAGGACGACGTCTCGATCGGCGTCGAGGTTTGCGACGGTGACCTCCGTGAAGAAGTTCCGCGTCGGGTCGCCGGGCCGGACCTCCACGGCGACGGGAAGGACCTGCCGCGTCACGAACGGCG
Proteins encoded in this window:
- a CDS encoding FHA domain-containing protein, whose translation is MAFPPSKAAGVREPSPRGAAGPHILDNMGEIYLLDTAVLTIGAARENDVIVRLPGVSRHHARILREGGGTFWLEDVGSRYGSTLNGTVVSKARLSHGDEIAMGGWRATVNLD
- a CDS encoding protein kinase; its protein translation is MPLSEGTRLGNCRLVRKLGEGGMAEVWEAVDVTLERRVAIKVVKETISSLPEFDARFRREAKTAAQLEHPNILQIYGFGVENGVAFIEMPCLSGGTLASRLESGPPPPPETVCEWVDALASALDAAHGRGIIHRDIKSVNVLFDQSGRIVLADFGLAKSMADSSGLTAAGTLMGTPMYLSPEQARGESLTPASDQFSLGVLAFRMLTGRLPWGPNAAPAVVMMRIVSHAAPAPSSLRPEVHPAVDAVFDRVLAKKPEGRYESCGDFAAALREALLPRRNSMVADTPTVISSQPILVAPAPVPAAGPPPRRPRPVAASAPVPLSRRPGLVVLLLLFLGVNSVVLALVVWDKIGARRTGGSAEGPSVPAVLPAPDSTPTPAPAPALDPMSGPIVVVEQTPTAPLVPADTPPPTAPSETPTPEPSPIPTVEPTPTPPAALPPGAIPPVRTTDVRPTFSDDLMRRHGGLDGRVELEVLVLADGTIGSIHVVRGVDPEIDDVVVQAARRQLGFAPASLRGRPIAARATVVVGVRFRLAPPPG
- a CDS encoding patatin-like phospholipase family protein; its protein translation is MKNGEQGPRAGQPVRKRILYFAPSRTHSESLFGVLGSVPGTVRSRENGETAFRRNDVTLRFVLRQDAVEAHEALHHGYYNAVVLDLRTMSGPSARLEDHFEKTMRLLDLMDAEHDVELRYGFHRILALISGRDSARVDDLIRRLGSRGIGHVLRDPSVCYLDPGCSRLPAPADFGKLVADELVRMTTVGKKGSRALCASGGGITGLYFEMGALKCLSDCLPPGAMNAFDLYFGISAGAVLAGILANGYSMDEFMAAIAGHPCERVPNVDLSLLRVAHVNLASLAMPFENALRGLATTIRDVLGGKGNPSFSSLFLDYSDLLAAPFQADGYEKMLRYMFTRPGATNDFRKLHRRLFIGATDQDAREHVLFGEPGFDSVPVSRAIQASLSINPAFASTKIGERYYVDGAVTRTSNFTEAIRKGPT